From Heteronotia binoei isolate CCM8104 ecotype False Entrance Well chromosome 12, APGP_CSIRO_Hbin_v1, whole genome shotgun sequence, the proteins below share one genomic window:
- the LOC132579995 gene encoding epididymal secretory protein 4-like, whose amino-acid sequence MKAALLISLLFYAGADDIEETNIPEVPNLDVHRLAGTWYPTAFVHKNKEPEDVIRFANQLEVTGEGDVILRMKYIKDETCQSININVVHTDKPGVFQIPATGASLYVVDTDYYTYHTVYIARHDSYSMFLSSRARGVSQFRKLAKSLGFDESQIVYDQLADSCE is encoded by the exons ATGAAAGCTGCACTGTTGATCAGTCTGTTGTTCTATGCTGGAGCTGATGATATTGAGGAAACCAACATTCCCGAAGTTCCAAACTTAGATGTCCACAGG CTTGCTGGGACGTGGTATCCCACTGCATTTGTCCATAAAAACAAGGAGCCGGAGGATGTCATCCGCTTTGCGAATCAACTGGAGGTTACTGGTGAAGGAGATGTGATTCTCAGGATGAAGTACATTAA AGATGAAACATGTCAGTCGATTAATATTAATGTGGTGCACACTGACAAGCCTGGTGTGTTCCAGATTCCTG CTACCGGTGCATCGTTATACGTGGTGGATACAGATTATTACACTTACCACACTGTATATATTGCACGGCATGACAGCTATAGCATGTTTCTCTCAA GCAGAGCACGAGGAGTATCACAATTCAGGAAGCTTGCTAAGTCTCTGGGATTTGATGAGAGCCAAATAGTCTATGACCAGCTAGCAG ATTCATGTGAATAA